The Arctopsyche grandis isolate Sample6627 chromosome 12, ASM5162203v2, whole genome shotgun sequence genome includes the window GCTGTTTATACATAGGTCTTTTGCGTGAATGCGCTTGTGTAGTGTCTGAATAGGTGTATGGagagatgaacgaatgagacgactggcatgttaatgcacgtgtttattatatgacagctgaagacagagtgggtagcagctctccgaacccagccgggttggtccccactcgcaggaaggcaaccaaactcgaccatgtcgtataagcgagccgccacatcactccccccccagcatcagcgataccaaaattacaaagaaacaaattttacaaaagaaaaaaattattgttacacaaagagaaaaaatcattacgtggggagaaaaaaaattgttgacgtgggtcatccgctgtgtacataggtgtaccgccctgaatggtcggtagattcgagggcggtgacgtcgcgagcaggacggtgggtggtccgatggtcgcgccgatcaatgcgatgctgcggcggcgccgctcttccgaggctgatgtcggttggtggggcggcgggggcggcaggggcatcgatgtggttgatgatactccgagctggactgtgagtcgttgtggctcgtggaggtgttgtagcgctaccgcccgtctcggcgtgacgacgctcgtggggacggacggggccttgatgatgatgatgatgatgatggtgctgaggtggtgtatgtcttgtggtgctggatgaccgttctatgtgtagtggatcgcgcatgactccacatccagctgtcaagatcgtcgtctcattcgctcccccattttttaaaaacacctgtcgtcgacgttgtggctggactccagtcgataggtagataggtaggtagccgtgtctgctcgtttattgtcacccgcgggccgcgacgcgtgttgatggcgatgggggcgcggcgggtagcttccccgcctggctcggcgaggcagggatgagcggcatgttgaaattgatcgaggctgcgtggctcgatgtcgggggtcaccagtataggggatgaacgaatgagacgactggcatgttaatgcacgtgtttattatatgacagctgaagacagagtgggtagcagctctccgaacccagccgggttggtccccactcgcaggaaggcaaccaaactcgaccatgtcgtataagcgagccgccacaggtgtatagcatgctgtcacactgaattcaataataaaaagacactgTGTCTTTCGCGAGCATGTGTGTGAGTATGAAAACGCGCCAACTCTTTGTTGTAACAGGTCTGTATTAATCATTCAATGCGTTTCGATCattcgaaatatttatttatttaagtcagAATGAAGTGGTCGAGGAGATTTAAGCAAGTGCGGGCGGGGGTGTGGAGGgtcatgtgacgtcaggccaAACGACGATAGGCATGTGCGATGTCAAGCCGAGCGACGGGAGACATATCCATTCATTATTTCGAACGAgtgaaggtctgttcatacctatccagcacgacccgtatcctgcaggtgtcatgcaagtgcggatagtattctttggtacaatATATGggcgtattcatactccattcgcgcatgcgcatttacgcattcatgcgcgtccatatagaatgtaacaaagaatactatccgcacttgcatgacacctgctggataggtatgaacagaccttgaaCAGTGCATTAATACGTGAGCGCGCCTATTAATTACCTTatactgtatttatttataacatgtaactttattttaattcgtgtatcaattattATC containing:
- the LOC143920396 gene encoding uncharacterized protein LOC143920396, whose amino-acid sequence is MRDPLHIERSSSTTRHTPPQHHHHHHHHQGPVRPHERRHAETGGSATTPPRATTTHSPARSIINHIDAPAAPAAPPTDISLGRAAPPQHRIDRRDHRTTHRPARDVTALESTDHSGRYTYVHSG